In Acidobacteriota bacterium, one genomic interval encodes:
- the deoC gene encoding deoxyribose-phosphate aldolase: MSNEFNIEDLVSQITDVILSRLSSNAGSNECSICHDECFVKCPDRMQSILAHGGIRFGLSGAESEAARKVALYIDHTLLKPEASRDDILKICEEGARYGFASVCINPIWVREAACALRGSGVKICTVIGFPLGANVPDTKAYEARRAIFDGATELDMVINVGALKSGDDELVLRDIKGVVDVAHEADCLCKVIIETALLTDDEKVKACLLSKQSGADFVKTSTGFSKGGATVADIELMRRTVGSIMGVKASGGVKDYQQAQDMIRAGATRIGASVGVKIFQEASGLKTSSAQAATSY; encoded by the coding sequence ATGTCGAACGAATTCAATATTGAAGATTTGGTTTCGCAAATCACCGACGTGATTCTTTCGCGATTAAGTTCAAACGCCGGCAGCAATGAATGCAGCATATGTCACGATGAATGTTTTGTGAAATGTCCTGATCGGATGCAATCGATTCTTGCGCACGGCGGCATTCGTTTTGGGCTGAGCGGCGCAGAGAGCGAAGCCGCGCGCAAAGTTGCTTTGTATATCGACCATACCTTACTTAAACCCGAAGCGTCACGCGATGACATTTTAAAAATTTGTGAAGAAGGCGCGCGCTATGGCTTTGCATCTGTCTGTATCAATCCCATCTGGGTACGCGAAGCGGCTTGTGCTTTACGTGGTAGCGGCGTGAAGATTTGTACAGTTATCGGATTTCCGCTGGGCGCGAATGTCCCTGACACCAAAGCCTATGAAGCGCGCCGGGCAATTTTTGATGGCGCAACCGAACTTGATATGGTCATCAATGTTGGTGCCTTGAAATCGGGCGATGATGAACTGGTGTTGCGTGATATTAAAGGTGTGGTTGATGTCGCACACGAAGCGGATTGCCTCTGCAAGGTCATCATTGAGACCGCCCTGCTTACCGATGACGAGAAGGTGAAAGCCTGTTTGCTCTCGAAACAGTCGGGCGCGGATTTCGTTAAAACATCCACGGGGTTCAGCAAAGGCGGAGCGACCGTCGCCGATATTGAATTAATGCGACGCACCGTAGGAAGTATCATGGGGGTGAAAGCATCAGGCGGCGTTAAGGATTATCAACAGGCACAAGATATGATTCGCGCCGGGGCAACCCGCATTGGTGCCAGCGTCGGCGTGAAAATTTTTCAGGAAGCATCCGGTTTAAAAACCAGCAGCGCACAGGCAGCAACAAGTTATTAG
- a CDS encoding beta-ketoacyl-ACP synthase III, whose protein sequence is MKATRRAKITALGRYVPPKVVTNHDLAKRVDTNHDWIVERTGIYERHMVEKGTATSDLAAMAVDDMLKQRGIEADEVDLIIVATVTPDMFFPATACLVQNKVRANRAWGFDVSAACSGFLYALTAGAQFIESGAHNKVVVVGADVMSSIIDFEDRSTCVLFGDGAGAVLLEPSEDESLGILDFGHEVDGSGGKHLYMPGGGSLNPSSHETVEKKMHYVHQEGQAVFKYAVRKMGEASKATLERNGLEGKDIDLFIAHQANLRIINATADKLGLDESKVVKNIHKFGNTTAATIPLAIGDAIDDGRLKKGSLVLFAAVGAGFTVGSVLARWAY, encoded by the coding sequence ATGAAAGCGACACGCAGAGCAAAAATAACCGCGCTCGGACGTTATGTTCCGCCGAAAGTCGTCACCAACCATGATTTGGCGAAACGCGTGGATACCAATCACGATTGGATTGTCGAGCGCACAGGCATTTATGAACGCCATATGGTCGAAAAAGGCACAGCCACTTCTGACCTAGCCGCAATGGCTGTGGATGACATGCTGAAACAGCGCGGCATCGAAGCCGACGAAGTCGACCTCATCATTGTGGCAACCGTCACCCCTGATATGTTTTTTCCAGCGACCGCCTGTTTGGTACAAAACAAAGTAAGGGCGAATCGCGCCTGGGGGTTCGACGTGTCGGCCGCGTGTTCAGGATTTCTTTATGCTTTGACGGCAGGTGCACAATTTATTGAATCAGGTGCCCATAATAAAGTGGTGGTGGTTGGCGCTGATGTCATGTCCAGCATCATTGATTTTGAAGATCGCTCAACCTGCGTGTTGTTTGGCGATGGCGCGGGCGCAGTGTTATTGGAACCCAGCGAAGATGAAAGTTTAGGTATACTGGATTTCGGACATGAGGTTGATGGTTCGGGCGGAAAACATCTTTATATGCCAGGCGGCGGAAGCCTCAACCCTTCATCACACGAGACGGTTGAGAAAAAGATGCACTACGTTCATCAAGAGGGACAGGCGGTATTCAAATACGCGGTTCGTAAAATGGGGGAAGCCAGTAAAGCAACGCTTGAGCGTAACGGACTTGAAGGCAAAGACATTGATTTATTTATAGCCCATCAGGCGAATTTGAGAATCATCAATGCAACGGCTGACAAACTCGGACTGGATGAAAGCAAGGTTGTCAAAAACATTCACAAATTTGGCAATACCACTGCCGCCACCATTCCCCTTGCAATCGGCGATGCCATTGATGACGGTCGATTGAAAAAAGGCAGCCTTGTGCTGTTTGCAGCCGTCGGCGCAGGCTTTACGGTTGGCTCTGTGTTAGCGCGCTGGGCTTATTGA
- the efp gene encoding elongation factor P, which translates to MQANDIRRGMIIMYNNAPHRVMDFQHRTPGNLRAFVQAKLRNVKTGSSTEVRFSSTENIERAMLEEHEMEYMYSDGDMHHFMNTETYDQVALDNETLGDAMDYLVAGAKIQVEFFEGSPLGVELPASVELTVIETPPELKGATASNSPKPAKLETGVTIQVPPFIKEGDRIRVDPTKGVYLERAK; encoded by the coding sequence ATGCAAGCAAACGATATTAGACGTGGAATGATTATTATGTACAACAATGCGCCGCATCGGGTGATGGATTTTCAACATCGAACGCCCGGAAATCTCCGCGCTTTCGTGCAGGCGAAACTGCGCAATGTCAAAACCGGTTCCTCAACGGAAGTCCGGTTCAGTTCAACTGAAAACATCGAACGGGCGATGCTTGAAGAGCATGAAATGGAATATATGTATTCCGATGGCGACATGCATCATTTCATGAATACCGAAACCTATGATCAGGTCGCGCTTGATAACGAAACCCTCGGCGATGCAATGGATTATCTGGTCGCCGGCGCAAAGATCCAAGTCGAATTTTTTGAAGGTTCGCCGCTTGGCGTTGAACTTCCGGCATCCGTTGAACTCACCGTGATTGAAACACCGCCCGAACTCAAAGGCGCAACCGCATCTAACAGTCCGAAACCGGCAAAGCTTGAAACCGGTGTCACCATTCAGGTGCCGCCATTTATCAAAGAAGGCGACCGCATTCGTGTTGACCCGACAAAGGGCGTTTATCTTGAACGCGCAAAATAA
- a CDS encoding 3-deoxy-D-manno-octulosonic acid transferase, whose product MFFFYSFALSCFFLLLAPYFLYQAFRYGKYFNNFKERLGFLPESLNNQTQHPTLWVHTVSVGEFNAARPLLEKIKTEMPEFRLVVSTTTQTGQQLARKECPQKIDAVFYFPFDWKFSVRRVLNRLRPAVVIILETEIWPRFLHECHLRGIKTAIVNGRISPRSFARYSFIRRFISSILNEISLLVMQSEGDSERAIALGAHPAQVRDCGNLKYDVDLSNQTANVKGKNLDERFSLSATEHLIVAGSTAPGEEAILLDALLELRKTTPLENTRMLIAPRHPERFNEVANLIATSGLTFVRRSETSNPTTQSQNAAVILLDSIGELVATYQFARAVFVGGSLVAKGGHNILEPAANATPIIVGPHTENFRQIIADFSQANAIRQLKSAGAASLPELTDELSHLLKNPDQAEALGKRAFDILLANRGTTDCVFAALREMMHS is encoded by the coding sequence ATGTTTTTCTTTTACAGCTTCGCGCTTTCCTGTTTTTTCTTACTGCTCGCGCCCTACTTCCTCTATCAGGCTTTTCGTTACGGAAAATATTTCAACAACTTCAAAGAGCGACTGGGCTTTTTACCAGAATCGCTTAATAACCAGACTCAACATCCGACCCTTTGGGTACATACGGTTTCTGTAGGCGAATTCAACGCGGCGCGACCGTTGCTTGAAAAAATCAAAACAGAGATGCCTGAATTCCGCCTGGTCGTTTCAACCACCACGCAGACTGGTCAACAACTTGCACGCAAAGAATGCCCACAAAAAATCGACGCGGTCTTTTATTTTCCCTTCGATTGGAAATTTTCCGTCCGTCGTGTGCTCAATCGCCTGCGCCCTGCTGTCGTCATCATCCTTGAAACCGAAATCTGGCCGAGATTTCTGCACGAATGCCACTTGCGTGGCATCAAAACCGCCATCGTCAACGGACGTATCTCGCCACGTTCATTTGCCCGGTATTCGTTTATCCGGCGTTTCATCTCCAGCATTCTCAATGAAATTTCTCTGCTCGTCATGCAATCGGAAGGCGACAGCGAACGCGCAATTGCGCTTGGCGCGCATCCGGCACAGGTTCGCGATTGCGGAAATTTAAAATACGATGTCGATTTATCCAATCAAACCGCCAATGTGAAAGGCAAAAATTTAGATGAACGATTCAGCCTTTCGGCAACTGAGCATTTGATTGTTGCAGGCAGCACAGCGCCCGGCGAAGAAGCCATACTGCTGGATGCGTTGCTGGAACTTCGGAAAACTACACCGCTTGAAAATACGCGGATGCTCATTGCGCCACGTCACCCGGAACGCTTCAATGAAGTCGCGAATCTGATTGCCACATCAGGTCTGACATTCGTTCGCCGTTCGGAAACTTCAAATCCAACAACGCAATCACAAAATGCAGCAGTCATTTTGCTGGACTCAATCGGCGAACTGGTTGCCACTTATCAGTTCGCTCGCGCGGTTTTCGTCGGCGGCAGTCTGGTTGCCAAAGGCGGGCATAACATCCTCGAACCGGCTGCCAATGCAACCCCGATTATCGTTGGTCCGCACACCGAAAATTTCCGGCAAATCATTGCCGATTTTTCGCAAGCCAATGCCATTCGGCAATTGAAATCCGCAGGCGCAGCGAGTTTGCCTGAACTCACTGACGAACTCTCTCATTTGCTCAAAAACCCTGACCAAGCCGAGGCGCTCGGAAAACGCGCTTTTGATATTCTGCTTGCCAATCGCGGCACCACCGATTGCGTCTTTGCAGCCCTACGGGAAATGATGCACTCTTAA
- the lpxK gene encoding tetraacyldisaccharide 4'-kinase, whose product MLWLPAKLYELLVRLRIVAYETAYLKTQKLDAFVISVGNITLGGTGKTPFVNYIARYLTREDRAVAILTRGYGRQSKDRRVLNDSRQQMENLSTSSQQQTQIKNVESYTEVGDEPLMLARAMPDVPVIIDKNRYEAGIWAKQIFDSDVLILDDGYQHLQVARDLNILLLDATNPFGEFEMVPFGELREPLYALKRADVVIITRADRPFDQGQTLAIIKQVCGDEIPILYFYSTINRFRHLETNEIYEADAFVGWNIAVMCGIGNPQAFSDDLMAGGLNVVAENFFADHHAYTQKDLQTVIAAARAAGADGIFTTEKDAVRLEGLQFDRTMPIYAAQLELQGDDEVRLKSLLLRALIQKRA is encoded by the coding sequence ATGCTGTGGCTACCCGCAAAACTCTATGAACTGCTGGTGCGGTTGCGCATTGTGGCTTATGAAACCGCTTATCTGAAAACCCAAAAGCTTGATGCCTTTGTCATCAGTGTCGGTAATATCACTCTGGGCGGCACCGGAAAAACGCCTTTTGTCAATTACATTGCGCGTTACTTAACCCGCGAAGACCGCGCGGTTGCTATCCTCACACGCGGTTATGGGCGTCAATCAAAAGACCGCCGCGTGCTGAATGATTCGCGCCAGCAGATGGAAAACTTATCTACGAGTTCGCAACAACAAACACAAATCAAAAATGTTGAAAGTTATACCGAGGTTGGCGATGAACCCTTGATGCTGGCGCGCGCGATGCCTGATGTGCCCGTGATTATTGATAAAAATCGTTATGAAGCAGGTATCTGGGCAAAGCAAATCTTTGATAGTGATGTGCTGATATTGGATGATGGTTATCAACATCTACAGGTGGCGCGTGATTTGAATATTCTGTTGCTTGATGCGACCAATCCATTCGGCGAATTCGAGATGGTTCCGTTCGGGGAGTTGCGCGAACCGCTTTATGCTTTGAAACGCGCCGATGTCGTGATTATCACACGCGCTGACCGCCCGTTTGACCAGGGGCAAACGCTTGCCATCATCAAACAGGTGTGCGGCGATGAGATTCCCATCCTCTATTTTTATTCAACGATAAACCGATTTCGGCATCTTGAAACCAATGAGATTTACGAAGCCGATGCTTTTGTGGGCTGGAACATCGCAGTGATGTGTGGCATAGGCAATCCGCAAGCTTTTTCCGATGATTTAATGGCAGGCGGATTGAATGTGGTTGCGGAAAATTTTTTTGCTGACCATCACGCGTACACGCAGAAAGATTTGCAGACGGTGATAGCGGCTGCGCGCGCCGCAGGAGCCGATGGGATTTTTACGACGGAAAAAGATGCTGTGCGATTAGAAGGGTTGCAGTTTGATCGAACGATGCCGATTTATGCTGCGCAATTGGAACTGCAAGGCGATGACGAAGTGCGACTCAAAAGTTTATTGCTCAGAGCCTTGATACAGAAACGCGCCTGA